Proteins from one Oscillospiraceae bacterium genomic window:
- a CDS encoding methyltransferase domain-containing protein has translation MNYDELTAYYESSHDEKSRLINDKMHSLEYITTMYLFKKYLPGSGSVIDCCAGGGIYSFTLAKQGYEVTAGDLMKKHVDILHSDNKNGLLKAVYQIDVLDMSRFESESFDIVLCMGALYHIMKYDDRQKCVSECLRLLKRGGCFVAAYVNRNAVYINHFNQGSDIEKRRQTYQTGKNGIFYAMDFGESDNLMNQFPLVKITNAGVDGLIYPLKERLNSASKDDFDDYLQYHLASCEQPSIIGHSMHGLYIGRKTDGR, from the coding sequence ATGAATTATGATGAATTAACCGCGTATTATGAAAGCAGCCATGATGAAAAAAGCAGATTGATAAATGACAAAATGCACTCATTAGAATATATTACTACAATGTATTTGTTTAAGAAATATTTACCTGGAAGCGGAAGCGTTATCGACTGCTGCGCAGGCGGCGGAATCTATTCTTTTACATTAGCAAAACAAGGGTATGAAGTAACCGCCGGAGATCTTATGAAAAAGCATGTTGATATTCTGCATTCAGATAATAAAAACGGATTACTTAAAGCGGTATATCAAATTGATGTACTTGATATGTCGCGTTTTGAAAGCGAAAGCTTTGATATTGTATTATGCATGGGTGCTTTATATCACATTATGAAATATGACGATCGGCAAAAATGTGTTTCCGAGTGCTTGCGTCTTTTAAAAAGAGGCGGTTGCTTCGTCGCCGCTTATGTAAACCGAAACGCGGTATATATCAATCATTTTAATCAGGGTTCAGACATCGAAAAACGAAGACAAACATATCAAACAGGAAAAAACGGTATATTTTATGCTATGGATTTCGGCGAATCAGATAATCTTATGAACCAATTTCCTCTCGTAAAAATAACAAATGCCGGCGTGGATGGACTTATATATCCGCTTAAAGAAAGACTCAATTCTGCAAGCAAGGATGATTTTGATGATTATTTACAATACCATCTCGCAAGCTGTGAACAACCGTCAATAATAGGACACAGCATGCACGGATTATATATCGGGAGGAAAACCGATGGGAGATAA
- a CDS encoding class I SAM-dependent methyltransferase: MDTAKTVKEYYNSSVEAEWNRIAGRPEFLLTCRFLDKYIKPGDSKYINSGDSVLDIGGGPGRYSLYLSQKGCNVTLFDLSDKNIEFAKNKADELNLKLNTICGDAREADSLVNKQFDYILLMGPMYHLLEEEDRIKAVNSALKLLKPNGIIFVSFISVYGGLIYMTKCAQDIIISEVPMEINFRETVINRRSYSGEAFTLAHFIQMKEILPFMERFPLEKLHLFGQEGIMTLNEDKIMSQPQNVIDAFVDFSLKVCENEELLSWSEHLMYVGRKKQC, encoded by the coding sequence ATGGATACAGCCAAAACAGTAAAAGAATACTACAACAGTTCGGTTGAAGCCGAATGGAACAGAATTGCCGGAAGACCGGAATTCCTTTTGACTTGCCGCTTTTTAGATAAATACATTAAACCAGGTGACAGCAAATACATTAACTCCGGTGACAGCGTACTTGATATAGGCGGCGGCCCCGGACGTTATTCGCTTTATCTGTCTCAAAAAGGATGTAATGTAACCCTGTTCGATCTTTCTGACAAAAACATCGAATTTGCGAAGAACAAGGCCGATGAATTAAATCTTAAGCTAAACACCATATGCGGCGATGCACGCGAAGCGGACAGTCTTGTAAATAAACAATTTGATTATATTCTGCTCATGGGACCGATGTATCATCTTCTTGAAGAAGAGGACAGGATAAAAGCGGTTAATTCCGCGCTTAAGCTTCTGAAGCCGAATGGAATTATATTCGTTTCGTTCATCAGCGTTTACGGCGGTTTGATTTATATGACAAAGTGCGCTCAGGATATTATCATATCCGAGGTTCCTATGGAAATCAACTTCCGTGAAACAGTTATTAACAGACGAAGCTATTCCGGCGAAGCCTTTACCTTGGCTCATTTTATACAGATGAAGGAAATACTGCCGTTTATGGAGCGGTTTCCGCTCGAAAAGCTTCATCTTTTCGGACAGGAAGGCATTATGACACTCAACGAAGACAAAATAATGTCTCAGCCGCAGAATGTAATCGATGCATTTGTCGATTTCAGCCTTAAGGTATGCGAAAATGAAGAGCTTCTCTCATGGTCAGAACATCTCATGTATGTGGGGAGGAAAAAACAATGCTAA
- a CDS encoding Nif3-like dinuclear metal center hexameric protein, whose translation MIAKDLYNHLEQDFRLSICDDDWSEMQMSSYITEQYQQRYMGLVTDNSDKIDYVYTAVFPSAEVIGKIISDNRKNVLLFLHHPMDFDINRMPVFTDIPLKTLKTFKERNISIYNLHAPLDANGKFSTTCNFAAALGIEMTGEFYKYHKVKIGVIGKTSYKIIGELQKRFENAVGHSVKLYQYGDATINGDKVALVAGGGNDANIYPFLRDMGINTYLTGIARKVEAYPPSVEAHSAAKECEINIIAGTHYSTEKFACIKMVEFFAQFGVPGEFVPGIPCMEDI comes from the coding sequence ATGATAGCTAAAGATTTATATAATCACTTAGAACAGGATTTTCGCTTATCAATTTGCGATGATGATTGGAGCGAAATGCAAATGAGTAGCTATATAACCGAGCAATACCAACAGCGTTATATGGGGCTTGTAACCGATAATTCAGATAAGATCGATTATGTCTACACGGCGGTGTTTCCGTCCGCTGAAGTAATCGGCAAAATTATAAGCGACAACCGGAAAAACGTGCTGTTGTTCCTGCATCACCCCATGGACTTTGATATAAACAGAATGCCTGTGTTTACAGATATACCGCTTAAAACTCTGAAAACATTTAAAGAGAGAAATATATCAATTTATAATTTACACGCACCGCTTGACGCTAACGGAAAGTTTAGTACCACCTGTAATTTCGCCGCTGCGCTGGGAATAGAAATGACCGGCGAATTTTACAAATATCATAAAGTAAAAATCGGTGTGATTGGGAAAACTTCATATAAAATAATCGGTGAGCTACAAAAGCGGTTTGAAAACGCTGTAGGACATAGTGTCAAGCTCTATCAATACGGAGATGCTACTATTAACGGTGACAAGGTAGCGCTTGTTGCCGGCGGCGGTAACGATGCAAACATTTATCCATTCCTGCGGGATATGGGTATAAATACTTATCTGACCGGAATAGCACGAAAGGTTGAAGCTTATCCACCCTCTGTCGAGGCTCACAGCGCCGCAAAGGAATGTGAGATAAACATAATAGCCGGAACTCATTATTCAACAGAGAAATTTGCTTGTATAAAGATGGTCGAGTTTTTTGCGCAATTTGGCGTGCCCGGTGAGTTCGTTCCCGGCATACCGTGCATGGAGGATATATAA